In the Malania oleifera isolate guangnan ecotype guangnan chromosome 1, ASM2987363v1, whole genome shotgun sequence genome, one interval contains:
- the LOC131161680 gene encoding GDSL esterase/lipase EXL3-like, whose protein sequence is MIIMYIYMKNILKNMQKTTHPYSSSSSSLTNIVSVAFCALVFLCVHINDYSVAAAAAVSGSGSSSSNSNISSRSHEEGNIGYYNSASRSVEEHESVPAMIVFGDSIVDPGNNNNLKTLIKCNFPPYGRDFMGGLPTGRFSNGKVPSDLLAQSFGVKEFLPAYLDPNLQVEDLITGVSFASGGAGFDPLTARIVSVLSLSDQLELFKEYMEKLKAAVGEERTETIISKSIYIVCAGSDDIANTYYSTPYRSQYDLPSYTDLMLNSALSFVQELYGMGGRRIGVFSAPPIGCVPSQRTTAGGIGRECVENRNQAALLFNSKLSSQLSALASTLSPETRLVYLDVYSPLFAIIQNPSLNGFKVASKGCCGTGTIEVTLLCTRYSLGTCTDVSDYIFWDSYHPTEAAYRTLVRLVYQKYAAKFF, encoded by the exons ATGATCATCATGTACATATATATGAAGAATATCCTCAAAAATATGCAGAAAACAACGCACCcatactcttcttcttcttcttcattaacCAATATTGTTAGTGTTGCATTTTGTGCTTTGGTGTTTCTGTGTGTTCATATTAATGATTACAGTGTAGCAGCTGCTGCCGCTGTATCTGGGAgtggtagtagtagtagtaatagcAACATCAGTAGCAGAAGTCATGAAGAAGGTAATATTGGGTACTACAACTCAGCATCAAGATCAGTAGAGGAGCATGAAAGCGTTCCAGCAATGATAGTGTTCGGGGATTCCATAGTGGATCCAGGGAACAACAACAATCTCAAGACTCTCATAAAGTGCAACTTCCCTCCATATGGCCGCGATTTCATGGGTGGCCTCCCCACCGGCCGCTTCAGCAATGGCAAGGTCCCCTCCGACCTCTTGG CTCAATCGTTCGGCGTAAAAGAGTTTTTGCCGGCGTATCTTGATCCAAATTTACAAGTTGAAGACCTCATTACCGGCGTAAGCTTCGCCTCCGGCGGTGCAGGTTTCGATCCCCTCACAGCCAGAATAGTG TCGGTGCTGTCCTTGTCGGATCAGCTGGAGTTGTTCAAGGAATACATGGAGAAGCTGAAGGCCGCAGTGGGGGAGGAGAGAACAGAGACTATAATATCGAAGAGCATATACATAGTGTGTGCAGGGAGCGATGACATTGCGAACACATACTACTCCACGCCGTACAGGAGCCAGTATGACCTCCCCTCCTACACTGATTTAATGCTCAACTCTGCTTTGAGTTTCGTCCAG GAGTTGTATGGAATGGGGGGGAGGAGGATAGGGGTGTTTAGTGCGCCGCCAATAGGGTGCGTGCCATCGCAGAGAACGACAGCGGGAGGCATAGGGAGAGAGTGCGTGGAGAACCGCAACCAAGCGGCCCTCCTCTTCAACTCCAAACTCTCCTCTCAGTTGTCTGCCCTCGCTTCCACGCTTTCCCCCGAAACCCGCCTCGTTTACCTGGACGTCTACTCCCCGCTGTTTGCCATCATCCAAAATCCTTCTCTCAACG GATTTAAAGTGGCGAGCAAAGGGTGTTGTGGGACAGGAACCATAGAGGTAACATTGCTATGTACCCGCTACAGCCTGGGAACATGCACAGATGTGTCCGACTACATCTTCTGGGACAGCTACCACCCAACTGAAGCTGCTTACAGGACCCTCGTTCGACTGGTCTACCAGAAGTATGCTGCCAAATTCTTCTGA
- the LOC131161689 gene encoding F-box protein At4g35930, protein MGKVSPKDRGSKTPKQKRRLRSSSNKYLRPGALAQLRYNKASAAKSCTDLGKKRVAVLDAIKIANDDVSLQTKDFEKTPLMLSPVDLRKQNNLVRTPKTPQPDDSDSESRLESLPMDLLVKILCHLHHDQLRAVFHVSERIRKAVLLARQFHFNYTTPDRSRQEMLSTMTPLPTEHWPFIRKRGGKNICIRSPHTPKAPKQGPRPPRTKLAEMRQITAVLFPESAFPSRCMVPSVLASSRVLFYEDELCQAVAQNKLL, encoded by the exons ATGGGAAAAGTTTCTCCAAAAGATAGGGGGTCGAAGACTCCCAAACAGAAGAGGCGATTACGGAGCTCCAGCAACAAGTATTTGAGGCCTGGTGCTCTTGCTCAACTTCGGTATAATAAGGCTTCAGCTGCTAAATCTTGTACTGATCTTGGGAAGAAAAGAGTGGCTGTTCTCGATGCGATTAAGATTGCCAATGATGATGTTTCGCTTCAAACTAAGGATTTTGAGAAAACCCCTTTGATGTTATCACCTGTAGATTTGCGGAAGCAGAATAATTTGGTGAGAACTCCGAAGACTCCCCAGCCTGATGACTCTGACTCTGAGTCTAGACTTGAGTCTCTCCCAATGGATTTACTG GTCAAAATTTTATGCCACTTGCATCATGACCAACTGCGAGCAGTTTTTCACGTTTCTGAAAGGATTAGAAAGGCT GTTTTGCTTGCTAGGCAGTTCCACTTTAATTACACAACCCCTGATCGCTCTAGACAGGAGATGTTGAGCACAATGACTCCACTCCCAACAGAACACTGGCCGTTCATAAG AAAAAGAGGTGGAAAGAACATCTGTATACGAAGCCCACACACCCCCAAGGCACCGAAGCAAGGCCCTCGGCCTCCACGAACCAAACTAGCTGAGATGAGGCAGATTACTGCTGTTCTCTTTCCGGAGTCAGCATTTCCTTCAAGATGCATGGTGCCGTCCGTTTTGGCATCAAGTCGGGTTTTGTTCTACGAGGATGAGTTATGCCAGGCTGTTGCTCAGAATAAACTTCTGTAA